In Oxyura jamaicensis isolate SHBP4307 breed ruddy duck chromosome 20, BPBGC_Ojam_1.0, whole genome shotgun sequence, the following are encoded in one genomic region:
- the NPBWR2 gene encoding neuropeptides B/W receptor type 2 isoform X1, whose protein sequence is MGNSSLWDGLNSTCSNTGNSCYLDSSMRFNFSFQEQAADFYVVLPVIYSVICAVGLTGNTAVIYVILKAPKMKTVTNMFILNLAIADDLFTLVLPINIAEHLLHYWPFGEVLCKVILSIDHYNIFSSIYFLTVMSIDRYLVVLATVKSKRMPHRTYRAARIVSLCIWILVTIIVLPFIIFANVYVDDLEIKSCGLNFPKPERFWFKASRIYTLILGFAIPVSTICILYTMMLYKLRNMHLNSNAKALDKAKKKVTIMVFIVLAVCLFCWTPFHLATIVALTTDLPQTSMVIGISYFITSLSYANSCLNPFLYAFLDDSFRKSFRKMLECRTS, encoded by the coding sequence ATGGGGAACAGCTCTCTGTGGGATGGTCTGAACAGCACGTGCAGCAACACAGGCAACAGCTGCTACCTGGACAGCAGCATGAGGTTCAATTTTTCCTTCCAAGAGCAAGCAGCCGATTTCTATGTTGTCCTCCCTGTGATTTACTCTGTGATTTGTGCTGTTGGGCTCACAGGCAACACCGCTGTTATCTACGTGATCCTCAAGGCTCCTAAGATGAAGACTGTGACAAACATGTTCATCCTGAACCTTGCCATAGCTGACGACTTGTTCACACTCGTCCTGCCCATTAATATCGCTGAACACCTCCTGCACTACTGGCCCTTTGGAGAAGTCCTCTGCAAGGTCATCTTGTCCATAGACCACTACAACATCTTCTCtagtatttatttcttaacaGTCATGAGCATAGACCGCTATCTGGTCGTCCTGGCCACAGTCAAGTCCAAGAGGATGCCACATCGTACATACCGAGCAGCCAGGATCGTCAGTTTGTGCATCTGGATCCTAGTCACCATCATAGTTCtccccttcatcatctttgctAACGTCTACGTAGATGACCTGGAGATTAAGAGTTGTGGTCTAAATTTCCCCAAGCCCGAAAGGTTTTGGTTCAAAGCCAGCAGGATCTATACCCTCATCCTTGGCTTCGCCATTCCAGTATCCACCATCTGCATCCTCTACACCATGATGCTGTACAAGCTGAGGAACATGCACTTGAACTCTAACGCTAAAGCCCTGGACAAAGCCAAGAAGAAAGTCACTATCATGGTCTTCATCGTCCTGGCCGTGTGTCTCTTCTGCTGGACCCCCTTCCACTTGGCCACCATCGTGGCTTTGACCACTGACTTGCCCCAGACCTCCATGGTCATTGGCATATCCTACTTCATCACCAGCCTAAGCTATGCCAACTCCTGCCTGAATCCCTTCTTGTACGCCTTCCTGGATGACAGCTTTCGGAAAAGTTTCCGGAAGATGCTGGAATGCAGAACTTCTTaa
- the NPBWR2 gene encoding neuropeptides B/W receptor type 2 isoform X2: MGNSSLWDGLNSTCSNTGNSCYLDSSMRFNFSFQEQAADFYVVLPVIYSVICAVGLTGNTAVIYVILKAPKMKTVTNMFILNLAIADDLFTLVLPINIAEHLLHYWPFGEVLCKVILSIDHYNIFSSIYFLTVMSIDRYLVVLATVKSKRMPHRTYRAARIVSLCIWILVTIIVLPFIIFANVYVDDLLTVCFCSMAVLYCHLLYSTEKLKSSSQIKGLFASQELLSGGRLDAEPTRTLCHITKTDRGHKMSICKSISCPCVHRCYGLGFD, translated from the exons ATGGGGAACAGCTCTCTGTGGGATGGTCTGAACAGCACGTGCAGCAACACAGGCAACAGCTGCTACCTGGACAGCAGCATGAGGTTCAATTTTTCCTTCCAAGAGCAAGCAGCCGATTTCTATGTTGTCCTCCCTGTGATTTACTCTGTGATTTGTGCTGTTGGGCTCACAGGCAACACCGCTGTTATCTACGTGATCCTCAAGGCTCCTAAGATGAAGACTGTGACAAACATGTTCATCCTGAACCTTGCCATAGCTGACGACTTGTTCACACTCGTCCTGCCCATTAATATCGCTGAACACCTCCTGCACTACTGGCCCTTTGGAGAAGTCCTCTGCAAGGTCATCTTGTCCATAGACCACTACAACATCTTCTCtagtatttatttcttaacaGTCATGAGCATAGACCGCTATCTGGTCGTCCTGGCCACAGTCAAGTCCAAGAGGATGCCACATCGTACATACCGAGCAGCCAGGATCGTCAGTTTGTGCATCTGGATCCTAGTCACCATCATAGTTCtccccttcatcatctttgctAACGTCTACGTAGATGACCTG TTAACGGTTTGTTTCTGCTCCATGGCAGTCCTTTATTGCCACCTACTGTACAGCACAGAGAAGCTAAAGAGCAGCTCTCAGATTAAGGGGTTGTTCGCTTCTCAAGAGCTGTTATCTGGGGGAAGGCTTGATGCAGAGCCAACACGCACTTTGTGTCATATCACCAAAACAGACAGAGGACACAAGATGAGTATTTGCAAGAGTATTTCATGTCCATGTGTGCACAGGTGTTATGGCCTTGGTTTTGACTGA
- the OPRL1 gene encoding nociceptin receptor isoform X2, with amino-acid sequence MKSRWPSFSALVQSPRLHAVSPVLQVLGTGWRLRMDPLFPAHILEDPDLRKLLNDSSMLNLSFLPTNWFNNSTGDSFLPLSIKITIVVVYSIVCIVGLVGNCSVIFTKMKTATNIYIFNLALADTLCLMTLPFQGTDTFLGFWPFGNVLCKIAISIDYYNMFTSTFTLTMMSVDRYIAICHPIKALDIRTPHKAKVVNVCIWALASVFGIPAMVMGSAENENNEIDCLIKLPSPVDYWDPVFGICVFLFSFMIPVLIITICYSLMIRRLKNVRVLSGSKEKDRNLRRITRMVLVVVAVFIICWTPIQIFVLVQCLGAKAESELELAISCFCTALGYANSSLNPVLYAFLDENFKACFKKFCFPSAFRTELQMSNRMCSIAKDVAYACKNSEGTNNPA; translated from the exons ATGAAATCCCGGTGGCCTTCCTTCTCAGCCCTGGTGCAGAGTCCCAG ACTTCACGCTGTCTCTCCGGTGCTCCAGGTCCTTGGCACGGGCTGGAGGCTCAGGATGGACCCGCTCTTCCCTGCCCACATTTTGGAAGACCCCGACCTGCGAAAGCTGCTGAATGACTCCTCCATGCTGAACCTGAGCTTCCTCCCCACGAACTGGTTCAACAACAGCACGGGGGACAGCTTCCTGCCGCTGAGCATCAAGATCACCATCGTGGTCGTCTACTCCATCGTGTGCATCGTGGGGCTGGTGGGCAACTGCTCCGTCAT ATTCACCAAGATGAAGACAGCAACCAACATTTACATCTTTAACCTCGCTCTGGCTGATACCTTGTGTCTGATGACCTTACCCTTCCAGGGTACGGACACATTCCTGGGCTTCTGGCCCTTTGGCAATGTCCTCTGCAAGATTGCCATCTCTATAGACTACTACAACATGTTCACCAGCACCTTCACCCTGACAATGATGAGCGTTGACCGCTACATCGCCATCTGCCACCCGATCAAAGCCCTGGACATCCGCACTCCCCACAAGGCCAAGGTGGTGAACGTCTGCATCTGGGCGCTGGCTTCTGTCTTCGGCATCCCGGCGATGGTGATGGGATCTGCAGAGAATGAAAACAACG AAATCGATTGTCTAATTAAGCTCCCTTCACCCGTGGATTACTGGGATCCAGTGTTTGGTATCTgtgtctttctcttctcctttatgATCCCCGTGTTGATCATCACCATTTGCTACAGCCTCATGATCCGACGGCTCAAGAACGTCCGCGTGCTCTCAGGCTCCAAGGAGAAGGACCGAAACCTGAGGCGCATCACCCGAATGGTCCTGGTGGTGGTGGCCGTCTTCATAATCTGCTGGACTCCCATCCAGATTTTTGTGCTGGTCCAGTGCTTGGGTGCCAAGGCAGAGAGTGAGCTCGAGCTGGCCATCTCCTGCTTCTGCACGGCACTGGGCTACGCCAACAGCAGCCTGAACCCCGTCCTCTACGCCTTCTTGGATGAGAACTTCAAGGCGTGCTTCAAGAAGTTCTGCTTCCCCAGCGCCTTCAGGACGGAGCTGCAGATGTCCAACAGGATGTGCAGCATCGCCAAGGATGTGGCTTATGCCTGCAAGAACTCGGAGGGGACTAACAATCCGGCCTGA
- the OPRL1 gene encoding nociceptin receptor isoform X1 has product MKSRWPSFSALVQSPRLHAVSPVLQVLGTGWRLRMDPLFPAHILEDPDLRKLLNDSSMLNLSFLPTNWFNNSTGDSFLPLSIKITIVVVYSIVCIVGLVGNCSVMYVIVRFTKMKTATNIYIFNLALADTLCLMTLPFQGTDTFLGFWPFGNVLCKIAISIDYYNMFTSTFTLTMMSVDRYIAICHPIKALDIRTPHKAKVVNVCIWALASVFGIPAMVMGSAENENNEIDCLIKLPSPVDYWDPVFGICVFLFSFMIPVLIITICYSLMIRRLKNVRVLSGSKEKDRNLRRITRMVLVVVAVFIICWTPIQIFVLVQCLGAKAESELELAISCFCTALGYANSSLNPVLYAFLDENFKACFKKFCFPSAFRTELQMSNRMCSIAKDVAYACKNSEGTNNPA; this is encoded by the exons ATGAAATCCCGGTGGCCTTCCTTCTCAGCCCTGGTGCAGAGTCCCAG ACTTCACGCTGTCTCTCCGGTGCTCCAGGTCCTTGGCACGGGCTGGAGGCTCAGGATGGACCCGCTCTTCCCTGCCCACATTTTGGAAGACCCCGACCTGCGAAAGCTGCTGAATGACTCCTCCATGCTGAACCTGAGCTTCCTCCCCACGAACTGGTTCAACAACAGCACGGGGGACAGCTTCCTGCCGCTGAGCATCAAGATCACCATCGTGGTCGTCTACTCCATCGTGTGCATCGTGGGGCTGGTGGGCAACTGCTCCGTCATGTACGTGATCGTCAG ATTCACCAAGATGAAGACAGCAACCAACATTTACATCTTTAACCTCGCTCTGGCTGATACCTTGTGTCTGATGACCTTACCCTTCCAGGGTACGGACACATTCCTGGGCTTCTGGCCCTTTGGCAATGTCCTCTGCAAGATTGCCATCTCTATAGACTACTACAACATGTTCACCAGCACCTTCACCCTGACAATGATGAGCGTTGACCGCTACATCGCCATCTGCCACCCGATCAAAGCCCTGGACATCCGCACTCCCCACAAGGCCAAGGTGGTGAACGTCTGCATCTGGGCGCTGGCTTCTGTCTTCGGCATCCCGGCGATGGTGATGGGATCTGCAGAGAATGAAAACAACG AAATCGATTGTCTAATTAAGCTCCCTTCACCCGTGGATTACTGGGATCCAGTGTTTGGTATCTgtgtctttctcttctcctttatgATCCCCGTGTTGATCATCACCATTTGCTACAGCCTCATGATCCGACGGCTCAAGAACGTCCGCGTGCTCTCAGGCTCCAAGGAGAAGGACCGAAACCTGAGGCGCATCACCCGAATGGTCCTGGTGGTGGTGGCCGTCTTCATAATCTGCTGGACTCCCATCCAGATTTTTGTGCTGGTCCAGTGCTTGGGTGCCAAGGCAGAGAGTGAGCTCGAGCTGGCCATCTCCTGCTTCTGCACGGCACTGGGCTACGCCAACAGCAGCCTGAACCCCGTCCTCTACGCCTTCTTGGATGAGAACTTCAAGGCGTGCTTCAAGAAGTTCTGCTTCCCCAGCGCCTTCAGGACGGAGCTGCAGATGTCCAACAGGATGTGCAGCATCGCCAAGGATGTGGCTTATGCCTGCAAGAACTCGGAGGGGACTAACAATCCGGCCTGA